In a genomic window of Methanosarcina horonobensis HB-1 = JCM 15518:
- the thsA gene encoding thermosome subunit alpha — MDKGGQPIFIIDPRKEQTKGKDALSMNIAAAKAVANIVKSTLGPRGMDKMLVNPLGDITITNDGATILHDMSIEHPTAKMIVEVAQSLESSAGDGTTSAVVFTGALLEKAEGLIEKGVHPTVLVKGYRLAAEKAVEVFENLAVPAKDRELLIKTARTSITGKASEKYSNLIAEICVDAVLAIHEEGKADLKNIILTKDIGGLVDDTEFVEGIVIDKVALDKNFPLRIVNPNIALVDTPMETAKTANKAKLQISTVSDIEKFVKQEDAALFEMADYIIRAGANAVFCSKGMDDKVAAYLQSRGIYATRRVKNDDMQHLADATGGRPVRNIKELTEKELGHAGLLEQDRDDDQGKTYLRDCKGAKSVSIVLRGGTEHVVDNLERAIDDALRVAKCVVEDGKIVAGGGASEMEVALSLRSYATSVGGREQMAIIAFAEALEEIPRTIARNAGLDAINSILTLRAKHAEDKNAGLNILTGGAEDMLEKGVVDPLRVKVNSIKAGSEAAAMVLRVDSMLRAQRADMQEVKPEHMASTYEGMSAPALNMRR; from the coding sequence ATGGATAAAGGTGGCCAGCCAATCTTTATAATAGACCCGAGAAAAGAACAAACAAAGGGAAAAGACGCGCTCAGCATGAATATTGCAGCTGCAAAGGCAGTAGCAAACATAGTTAAGAGTACTCTTGGACCCAGAGGCATGGACAAGATGCTTGTAAACCCTCTGGGAGATATCACCATCACAAACGACGGTGCCACTATCTTACACGACATGTCTATCGAGCACCCAACAGCCAAGATGATTGTGGAGGTTGCCCAGTCTCTGGAAAGTTCTGCAGGAGATGGAACTACAAGTGCTGTTGTGTTCACGGGCGCCCTGCTGGAAAAAGCAGAAGGTCTTATTGAAAAGGGAGTGCATCCGACAGTGCTCGTTAAAGGTTACAGACTTGCAGCAGAGAAAGCTGTTGAAGTCTTTGAGAACCTGGCAGTTCCTGCAAAAGACAGAGAACTGCTTATTAAAACTGCCAGAACATCCATTACAGGCAAAGCTTCCGAGAAGTACAGCAATTTGATCGCAGAAATTTGTGTGGATGCTGTGCTTGCTATTCACGAGGAAGGAAAAGCTGACCTTAAAAACATTATCCTCACAAAAGATATCGGTGGGCTTGTTGACGATACTGAGTTCGTAGAGGGCATTGTGATCGACAAGGTTGCCCTCGATAAAAATTTCCCGCTCAGGATTGTAAACCCCAATATTGCACTTGTTGATACTCCTATGGAGACTGCAAAAACTGCAAACAAAGCAAAGCTTCAGATAAGCACTGTAAGTGATATAGAAAAGTTCGTAAAGCAGGAAGATGCAGCTCTCTTTGAAATGGCGGATTACATAATCAGAGCAGGTGCAAACGCTGTTTTCTGTTCCAAAGGTATGGATGACAAGGTCGCAGCTTACCTCCAGAGCAGAGGCATATACGCAACCCGCAGGGTGAAAAATGACGACATGCAGCACCTTGCAGATGCTACTGGAGGCAGACCTGTCCGGAACATAAAGGAACTTACGGAAAAAGAACTCGGGCATGCCGGGCTTCTTGAGCAGGACAGGGACGACGACCAGGGTAAAACCTACCTCAGGGACTGTAAAGGAGCAAAATCGGTTTCAATCGTTCTTCGCGGCGGAACCGAGCATGTGGTGGACAATCTGGAAAGGGCAATCGATGACGCTCTCAGGGTTGCAAAATGCGTCGTCGAAGACGGCAAAATTGTCGCTGGCGGTGGAGCTTCGGAAATGGAAGTTGCACTCTCACTCCGTTCTTATGCTACCAGTGTAGGTGGGCGTGAACAGATGGCAATCATAGCTTTTGCCGAGGCTCTTGAAGAGATTCCGAGGACGATTGCAAGAAACGCAGGTCTTGACGCTATCAACTCAATCCTGACCCTCCGTGCAAAGCATGCGGAAGACAAAAATGCCGGCTTAAACATCCTTACAGGCGGTGCTGAAGATATGCTTGAGAAAGGCGTTGTTGATCCTCTCAGGGTAAAGGTCAACTCCATCAAGGCAGGTTCCGAAGCTGCGGCAATGGTGCTTCGTGTTGACAGTATGCTCCGCGCCCAGCGTGCCGATATGCAGGAAGTCAAACCCGAGCATATGGCAAGCACCTACGAAGGTATGTCTGCACCTGCACTTAACATGCGCAGATAA
- a CDS encoding DUF2283 domain-containing protein: protein MDKDHRYIDFWNYDFETDIFFFRDKSQKYHSSVEMGDLVLDLGIDGSPIGVELLNASKNFGVSKLLLSGTTSFKSLVTISKTDIEVTITVFAKFRNANVEKVSVSRGINNMNLQAGQIAMAC from the coding sequence ATGGATAAGGATCATCGATATATTGATTTTTGGAATTATGATTTTGAAACGGATATTTTCTTTTTCCGTGATAAAAGTCAAAAATATCATTCTTCTGTAGAAATGGGAGATTTGGTATTAGACCTTGGGATAGATGGATCTCCTATTGGTGTAGAATTACTTAATGCCTCTAAAAACTTTGGTGTGTCAAAACTTTTATTGAGTGGCACTACCAGTTTTAAATCCCTTGTTACGATTTCGAAAACAGATATAGAAGTGACAATAACTGTGTTCGCTAAATTTAGAAATGCTAATGTTGAAAAAGTAAGCGTTTCGCGTGGAATTAACAATATGAACTTGCAAGCTGGTCAAATTGCTATGGCTTGTTGA
- the rpiA gene encoding ribose 5-phosphate isomerase A yields MTERNTSTDSPEKRAAGIAAAGLVSSGMVVGLGTGSTVAYTIKELGRRVKEEGLDILGVVTSYQSEMLAIDAGIRLTTLSQNPELDIAIDGADQIDSELRAIKGGGAAHTREKIVSMSARRFVVVADESKTSTQLVKPVPVEILPFAKELAINKIRNLGGEPKLRSAVKKDGPVITDNGNFILDVEFGTIKDPEALALQLSAIPGVVEHGIFCNVDELYIGKKDGSVKTVPRQK; encoded by the coding sequence ATGACTGAAAGAAATACTTCTACTGATTCTCCTGAAAAACGGGCGGCAGGAATTGCTGCAGCAGGGCTTGTCAGCTCAGGAATGGTTGTCGGGCTCGGTACAGGCTCAACAGTTGCGTATACAATAAAAGAACTGGGGCGCAGGGTGAAGGAGGAAGGGCTTGATATCCTGGGGGTTGTTACATCCTATCAGTCCGAAATGCTGGCGATAGATGCCGGAATCAGGCTGACCACCCTTTCCCAGAACCCTGAGCTGGATATCGCCATTGACGGAGCTGACCAGATCGACTCCGAACTCCGTGCCATTAAAGGAGGAGGGGCGGCTCATACAAGGGAAAAAATAGTTTCTATGTCTGCAAGACGGTTTGTGGTTGTTGCCGACGAATCGAAAACGAGCACGCAGCTTGTTAAACCCGTACCTGTGGAAATTCTGCCCTTTGCAAAAGAACTTGCAATAAATAAAATCCGAAATCTCGGAGGGGAACCGAAACTCAGGTCTGCTGTAAAAAAAGACGGGCCCGTAATAACGGATAATGGGAACTTTATCCTTGATGTGGAGTTTGGTACTATAAAAGATCCTGAAGCCCTTGCTCTTCAACTATCTGCAATTCCCGGAGTAGTTGAGCACGGAATTTTTTGTAATGTTGACGAGCTTTATATAGGAAAGAAAGATGGATCTGTAAAAACTGTCCCGAGGCAGAAGTAA
- a CDS encoding CPBP family intramembrane glutamic endopeptidase — MNNSTSKRSPLLFFVLVYALSIPLWVLNAIYPMKLPVDNLPMTDIVATFSPMVAASILVYREEKLLGVKNLLKRAFDYKRITKKVWYVPIIFLMPFIYVLTYVIMRLVGLPVPAVWNPPLLTPLLFIAFFLAAAGEELGYSGYVTDPMQVRYTALTASLIIGLIHAVWHFPSMLSMGMTPGLFIWGGFVLAVSFRILTIWLYNNTGKSVFAAILFHAVTNTGRSIFPGSRSAFQLYDGAIGYGLIAITAVIVVFLWGPKTLTRFRYARKAA, encoded by the coding sequence GTGAATAACAGCACATCAAAAAGGTCACCACTTCTATTCTTTGTATTGGTTTACGCTCTTTCTATTCCACTTTGGGTGCTTAATGCAATTTATCCGATGAAGCTTCCAGTGGATAATCTTCCCATGACAGACATTGTGGCCACCTTTTCCCCAATGGTAGCGGCATCCATCCTTGTGTACCGGGAAGAGAAACTTTTAGGGGTAAAGAATCTGTTGAAAAGAGCCTTCGATTATAAGAGGATCACGAAAAAAGTCTGGTATGTTCCCATCATTTTCTTGATGCCGTTTATCTACGTGCTGACCTACGTGATAATGCGTCTCGTCGGGCTACCGGTCCCAGCTGTTTGGAACCCGCCCCTTCTGACACCGCTCCTCTTTATTGCGTTCTTTTTAGCCGCTGCAGGTGAAGAGCTTGGCTACTCGGGATACGTCACCGATCCTATGCAAGTCCGGTACACCGCACTGACAGCCAGTCTCATCATTGGTTTGATCCATGCGGTATGGCATTTCCCGTCGATGCTTTCAATGGGCATGACTCCGGGATTGTTTATATGGGGAGGATTTGTACTGGCCGTTAGTTTCCGGATTCTGACTATCTGGCTTTATAACAACACTGGAAAAAGCGTCTTTGCAGCCATACTCTTTCATGCCGTGACCAATACTGGAAGGAGCATATTTCCCGGTAGTCGTTCAGCCTTCCAGCTGTACGACGGGGCTATCGGCTATGGGCTCATTGCTATCACGGCTGTGATCGTGGTGTTCTTATGGGGGCCAAAGACATTAACTCGGTTTAGATATGCTCGCAAAGCGGCGTGA
- a CDS encoding PFL family protein, with protein sequence MLINPNEIMETIRMVRMEHLDIRTVTMGISLRDCSHPDIEVFNENIYEKITSRAKDLVRTTNEIQNLYGIPIINRRISVTPIAIAAESCRTKDFVSVAKTMDEAAKEAGVDFIGGFSALVHKGETGGDLKLINSIPEALASTEKVCSSVNVATTKAGINMDAVSLMGKVIKNTAELTADRDGIGCAKLVVFANAPEDNPFMAGAFHGIGEPECVINVGVSGPGVVNAAVCELENPNLTEISETIKRTAFKITRMGEMVGREVSRRLGVEFGILDLSLAPTPAIGDSVAAILEAMGLERCGTHGTTAALALLNDAVKKGGAMASSSVGGLSGAFIPVSEDAGMIEAVKAGALTLEKLEAMTSVCSVGLDMIAVPGDTPATTLSAIIADEMAIGVINKKTTAVRIIPAPGKVVGDSVEFGGLLGSAPIMPVSSFSSETFVNRGGRIPAPIQSLTN encoded by the coding sequence ATGCTTATAAACCCTAACGAAATCATGGAAACAATCCGGATGGTCAGAATGGAACACCTGGATATCAGGACCGTTACCATGGGGATCAGCCTGAGGGACTGCAGCCACCCTGATATCGAGGTCTTTAACGAGAATATCTACGAAAAAATAACTTCTCGTGCAAAGGACCTTGTCCGGACAACGAATGAAATCCAGAACCTGTATGGAATTCCAATCATCAACAGGCGGATTTCCGTAACCCCCATAGCCATAGCAGCAGAAAGCTGCAGGACTAAGGACTTTGTTTCCGTTGCAAAAACAATGGACGAAGCTGCAAAAGAAGCAGGTGTTGATTTTATAGGTGGATTCAGCGCCCTTGTCCATAAAGGAGAAACCGGGGGCGACCTTAAGTTAATAAATTCCATTCCTGAAGCCCTTGCGTCAACTGAGAAGGTCTGTTCTTCAGTAAATGTTGCAACCACAAAAGCAGGCATTAACATGGATGCAGTAAGCCTTATGGGAAAAGTAATTAAAAATACTGCTGAATTGACCGCCGACAGGGATGGGATAGGCTGTGCCAAACTCGTTGTTTTTGCAAATGCCCCTGAAGATAATCCTTTCATGGCAGGAGCTTTTCACGGGATAGGTGAGCCCGAGTGTGTTATTAATGTAGGCGTAAGCGGCCCTGGCGTGGTTAATGCAGCTGTTTGCGAACTTGAAAATCCGAACCTTACCGAGATTTCTGAGACAATCAAAAGGACAGCCTTCAAAATTACACGCATGGGAGAGATGGTAGGAAGAGAAGTCTCTAGAAGGCTTGGTGTGGAATTCGGGATTCTTGACCTCTCGCTTGCTCCAACTCCGGCAATCGGGGATAGTGTTGCCGCTATTCTGGAAGCTATGGGGCTTGAACGCTGCGGAACCCACGGCACAACGGCAGCCCTTGCCCTTCTGAATGATGCCGTAAAAAAAGGAGGGGCAATGGCTTCTTCTTCCGTAGGGGGGTTGAGCGGAGCGTTTATCCCTGTCAGTGAAGACGCAGGCATGATCGAAGCAGTTAAAGCCGGAGCCCTTACGCTTGAAAAACTCGAAGCAATGACCAGCGTCTGTTCCGTAGGGCTTGATATGATAGCAGTCCCGGGCGATACCCCTGCTACTACTCTTTCCGCAATCATTGCGGACGAAATGGCAATTGGAGTGATCAACAAAAAGACAACAGCCGTCCGTATCATTCCGGCTCCGGGAAAAGTCGTAGGGGATTCCGTAGAGTTCGGCGGGCTGCTAGGAAGTGCGCCTATCATGCCGGTAAGCAGTTTCAGTTCCGAGACTTTCGTGAATAGGGGTGGAAGAATTCCGGCTCCTATCCAGTCGCTTACAAACTGA
- a CDS encoding tetratricopeptide repeat protein: MFNLNTLKDNELAIFAGAGISKNSGLPLAHDLEISILNKIMLEKEDVEEIISSKMPFEYFVHNLASDADEKIFQIFRYGEPNTNHVLIAKLAKLGIVKTILTTNFDLLFEKALIKEGLEFVIHYDDDDFSKIDFKNKKGKLNLFKIHGSVERYDSLLNTVNKVGQGLTKNQKKIMDYVFLGGSHSKILVLGYSCSDKFDINPYLNNLLSKNKEVIFVKHKSLDEIISPKELTKIDVNNPFYNFDGICIKCNTDVFIKNLWKMYEKDIGNFIYLKRTVNWETHLKAWTRQINNNGVREIFAGKMFTSISNYQKAEKYFKKSIKISKRRKNSFGPHDCHLSLGFIFHMLHKLNEALFHYNKALEELNIYDNGYQLKAQRINCYVGIGTIYTELKDYVKAFENFNLAIKMYNSQEDSNLGVEANILMAIGNYYKELGDFDNALRNLKISLDIRTKNGELIGIARCYVSLGNLHKEKQPLESIEYFKKAMECFKELGMYNEVGICYSNLSAPYGFLNQVEIELSCLKEAEKIFVQLKNISNLMIVLNNIFIYASRENDHKLLKEYEEKINIVNSGKFYSLNQLNVY; encoded by the coding sequence GTGTTTAATTTAAATACACTTAAAGATAATGAATTAGCGATTTTCGCAGGTGCTGGGATTTCAAAAAACTCTGGATTGCCTTTAGCACATGATTTGGAAATATCTATTTTAAATAAAATAATGTTGGAGAAAGAAGACGTCGAAGAGATAATTAGCTCTAAAATGCCTTTTGAATATTTTGTACATAATTTAGCTTCAGATGCGGATGAGAAAATTTTTCAAATTTTTAGATATGGAGAGCCAAACACAAATCATGTACTAATTGCAAAATTAGCAAAATTAGGCATCGTTAAAACAATATTAACTACAAATTTTGATCTTCTCTTTGAAAAAGCATTAATAAAAGAAGGACTTGAGTTTGTAATTCACTATGATGACGATGATTTTTCAAAAATCGACTTCAAAAACAAAAAAGGCAAACTTAATTTGTTTAAAATTCACGGAAGTGTAGAGAGATATGATTCCTTGTTAAACACTGTGAATAAGGTTGGTCAAGGATTAACTAAAAACCAAAAAAAGATTATGGATTACGTTTTTTTGGGTGGATCTCACAGCAAAATTCTAGTTTTAGGTTATAGCTGTTCAGATAAATTTGATATAAATCCATATCTAAACAATTTATTAAGTAAAAATAAGGAAGTTATTTTTGTTAAGCATAAAAGTCTTGATGAAATTATATCCCCAAAAGAGTTAACAAAAATAGATGTTAACAATCCTTTCTATAACTTTGATGGAATATGTATAAAATGCAATACTGATGTTTTTATAAAGAATTTGTGGAAGATGTATGAGAAAGATATTGGAAACTTTATTTATTTGAAAAGGACTGTGAATTGGGAAACTCATCTGAAAGCTTGGACAAGACAAATTAATAATAACGGAGTAAGGGAAATTTTCGCCGGAAAAATGTTTACTTCGATTTCTAATTATCAAAAAGCTGAAAAATATTTCAAGAAATCTATAAAGATTAGTAAAAGGCGTAAGAACTCATTTGGTCCGCATGACTGTCATTTATCTTTAGGATTTATTTTTCATATGTTACATAAACTAAATGAGGCACTTTTTCACTACAATAAAGCCTTAGAAGAACTTAATATCTATGATAATGGTTATCAACTTAAAGCTCAGAGGATTAACTGTTACGTAGGCATTGGAACCATATACACCGAGCTTAAGGATTACGTAAAAGCTTTTGAAAATTTCAATTTAGCTATAAAAATGTATAATTCACAGGAGGATTCTAACCTTGGAGTGGAAGCTAACATTCTCATGGCAATTGGAAACTACTACAAGGAACTAGGAGATTTTGATAATGCTTTAAGAAACTTAAAAATATCATTAGATATCAGGACAAAAAATGGAGAATTAATTGGAATTGCACGGTGTTATGTAAGTTTAGGAAATTTACATAAAGAAAAACAACCTTTAGAATCTATTGAATATTTCAAAAAAGCAATGGAATGTTTCAAAGAATTAGGCATGTATAATGAAGTTGGTATCTGCTATTCAAATTTAAGTGCACCATACGGCTTTTTGAATCAAGTTGAAATCGAGTTAAGTTGTCTTAAAGAGGCTGAAAAAATATTTGTTCAATTAAAAAATATAAGTAATTTGATGATTGTTTTAAATAATATTTTTATTTATGCATCACGTGAAAATGATCACAAACTATTGAAAGAATATGAGGAAAAAATTAATATCGTAAATTCAGGAAAATTTTATTCTTTAAATCAATTAAATGTTTATTAA
- a CDS encoding metallophosphoesterase family protein: protein MHYSETYFVPEIAESMLQSINQLNPDIVVITGDLTENGFSAEYNGVKRFIDRITCKDKVLVPGNHDSKNAGYLHFEDLFENRFSTKNIGNLTIVGADSSQPDLDEGHLGRENYGWIKEAFSGETFKVFALHHHLVPIPLAGRENTVLVDAGDVLDLLNRCKVNLVLCGHCHIPHVWNLNNMLVVNAGTFCSSKTRGKTTQCFNLIQAESNKETGRRDVEKIENGGWKVRVSRVFPHGNIELITETVM, encoded by the coding sequence ATTCATTATTCAGAAACATATTTTGTCCCGGAAATTGCAGAATCCATGCTGCAAAGTATTAATCAGTTGAACCCGGATATAGTGGTAATTACCGGCGACCTGACAGAAAACGGGTTTTCAGCCGAATATAATGGAGTTAAGAGGTTTATTGACAGGATTACGTGTAAAGACAAGGTTCTTGTCCCTGGAAACCACGACTCTAAAAATGCCGGTTACCTGCACTTTGAGGATCTTTTCGAAAACCGGTTCTCAACTAAAAATATCGGGAACCTGACTATTGTGGGGGCCGACTCATCACAGCCTGACCTTGATGAAGGGCATCTCGGAAGGGAAAATTACGGCTGGATTAAAGAAGCCTTTTCCGGAGAAACTTTCAAGGTATTTGCCCTGCACCACCACCTTGTTCCGATTCCTCTTGCAGGCAGAGAAAACACAGTCCTTGTCGATGCAGGAGACGTTCTTGATCTCCTGAACCGCTGTAAAGTAAACCTTGTGCTGTGCGGACACTGCCATATTCCTCATGTCTGGAACCTGAACAACATGCTAGTTGTAAATGCAGGCACCTTCTGTTCTTCCAAGACAAGAGGCAAAACCACGCAGTGCTTTAATTTGATCCAGGCTGAAAGCAACAAGGAAACCGGAAGAAGGGACGTTGAAAAAATTGAAAACGGCGGCTGGAAAGTCCGGGTTTCAAGGGTTTTTCCTCACGGGAACATTGAACTTATCACGGAAACCGTAATGTGA
- a CDS encoding phosphoribosyltransferase, producing the protein MRQKAIYLNAGKEKVTQQSGCSPVENRSFRCELVSFGEVSRLSKLLARKIKASGYQPDLIIAIGRGGYVPGRLVSDFLLFNELTSMKVEHYGWGAGMKAEAGIKFPISTDISGKKVLIVDDITDTGETLRLSVDYVQSLKPAEIRTAVLQHKTCSSFVPDFYGQKIIRWRWIIYPWARYEDLAGFTEKILGNETFDVSRIRSEFKDRYSLEVGEKELLEILQDLAERKEIERVEIDKLVEWRKRKKDNS; encoded by the coding sequence ATCAGGCAGAAGGCGATCTATCTGAACGCAGGAAAAGAAAAAGTAACTCAGCAGTCCGGGTGCTCTCCGGTAGAAAACAGATCCTTCAGGTGTGAGCTTGTAAGCTTTGGAGAGGTTTCTCGCCTCTCAAAACTTCTTGCCCGGAAAATCAAAGCTTCAGGCTACCAGCCCGATCTGATAATTGCTATAGGAAGGGGAGGCTATGTTCCAGGTCGGCTGGTTTCGGATTTCCTGCTTTTTAACGAGCTTACCTCAATGAAAGTCGAACACTATGGATGGGGAGCTGGCATGAAGGCTGAAGCCGGGATTAAATTCCCTATTTCCACGGATATTAGTGGGAAGAAAGTGCTTATTGTGGACGACATTACCGATACCGGAGAAACTCTACGACTCTCGGTTGATTATGTGCAGAGCCTTAAACCTGCAGAGATCAGAACCGCAGTTCTCCAGCACAAGACCTGCTCTTCTTTCGTTCCTGATTTTTATGGACAAAAAATCATCAGGTGGCGCTGGATCATTTATCCCTGGGCTCGTTATGAAGATCTTGCAGGTTTTACTGAAAAGATTCTTGGAAATGAAACCTTTGATGTCTCCCGGATAAGATCCGAATTTAAGGACAGGTATAGTCTCGAGGTCGGGGAAAAAGAGCTTCTTGAAATTCTGCAGGATCTGGCTGAGAGGAAAGAAATTGAGAGAGTTGAAATAGACAAGCTGGTTGAGTGGCGGAAAAGGAAAAAAGATAATTCTTAA
- the aspS gene encoding aspartate--tRNA(Asn) ligase, with protein sequence MSLANLRTHYTADIKPDKVDNGQKVTLAGWVHEVRDLGGICFVVLRDREGKAQVTLVKKKIDKELFETAKRLVRESVISVTGTVKFEEKAPNGYELLPDEINILNVAGSPLPMDTTGKVEAELDTRLDSRFIDLRRAETTAVFKIRHESLQAIREFFVKNNFIETATPKVVATATEGGTALFPITYFDREAFLNQSPQLFKQILMGGGFDRAFEIGPIFRAEEHDTRRHLNEATSIDVEVSFADHFDVMEILENLVAYVYTQVIENCKSSLEALGVELKVPKTPFLKLTYDEVIEIINSRSEEKMHWGDDLGTLGEHTVGDYVYETTGESHYFIIDWPTEIKPFYAMPYEDRPEFSKSFDMMHRTMELSSGAQRIHIPALLKSRIESQGLNPDGFEFYLKAFEYGMPPHAGWGMGCERFVMTMLGTDNIRDTVLFPRDRRRLSP encoded by the coding sequence ATGTCTTTAGCAAATCTCAGAACGCATTATACAGCCGATATCAAACCGGATAAGGTTGATAACGGTCAGAAAGTTACCCTTGCAGGCTGGGTCCACGAGGTAAGAGACCTCGGAGGAATCTGTTTTGTCGTGCTCAGGGACAGGGAAGGAAAGGCTCAGGTTACACTTGTAAAGAAAAAAATAGACAAAGAGCTCTTTGAGACCGCAAAAAGGCTTGTTCGCGAGTCCGTAATCTCAGTAACCGGCACTGTCAAGTTTGAAGAAAAAGCCCCGAACGGCTATGAACTTCTCCCTGACGAGATCAATATCCTGAACGTGGCAGGTTCCCCCCTTCCCATGGACACTACCGGAAAGGTGGAAGCCGAACTCGATACAAGGCTTGATTCTCGCTTTATTGATCTGAGAAGAGCTGAGACAACTGCAGTTTTCAAGATCAGGCACGAATCCCTTCAGGCTATCAGGGAATTCTTTGTAAAGAACAACTTTATTGAAACCGCAACCCCAAAAGTCGTCGCTACGGCAACAGAAGGAGGAACCGCCCTTTTCCCGATTACTTATTTTGACAGGGAAGCTTTCCTCAACCAGAGTCCCCAGCTTTTCAAGCAGATCCTCATGGGAGGCGGCTTTGACAGAGCCTTTGAAATCGGGCCAATCTTCAGGGCAGAAGAGCACGATACCCGCAGACACTTAAACGAAGCCACTTCCATTGACGTTGAGGTCAGCTTTGCAGACCACTTCGATGTAATGGAGATCCTGGAAAACCTAGTGGCTTATGTTTATACACAGGTAATCGAGAACTGCAAATCCTCCCTTGAAGCTCTCGGGGTTGAACTGAAGGTACCGAAGACTCCTTTCCTGAAACTTACCTATGATGAAGTAATCGAGATCATAAACAGCCGCTCGGAAGAGAAAATGCACTGGGGAGATGACCTGGGCACTCTTGGAGAGCACACAGTAGGAGATTATGTCTACGAGACCACAGGCGAGTCCCACTACTTCATTATTGACTGGCCCACGGAAATCAAACCTTTCTATGCCATGCCTTACGAGGACAGGCCTGAGTTCAGCAAGTCTTTTGATATGATGCACCGCACAATGGAACTTTCTTCAGGAGCCCAGCGTATTCACATTCCTGCTCTGCTCAAAAGCAGGATTGAGTCACAGGGCCTGAACCCTGACGGCTTTGAGTTCTACCTTAAAGCCTTCGAATACGGAATGCCTCCACATGCAGGATGGGGAATGGGTTGTGAACGTTTTGTTATGACCATGCTCGGAACTGACAATATCAGGGATACCGTGCTCTTCCCAAGGGACAGGAGAAGACTTTCTCCCTGA
- a CDS encoding cupredoxin domain-containing protein produces MRREIIIFLIVLGVFFAAGCAENGNSDEPAPSTPAEEVDNGEVAGTEEAATGAESEIFDVEIRDYKYIPQNVTVKVGQTVRWTNNDTVLHDVVGSGIESEYLQKGERFTYTFEEEGTYQYICTIHPWMEGEVVVEA; encoded by the coding sequence GTGAGAAGAGAAATAATAATTTTTCTGATAGTTCTTGGTGTGTTTTTTGCTGCTGGTTGTGCTGAGAATGGGAATTCGGATGAGCCTGCACCTTCCACACCTGCTGAGGAAGTAGATAACGGAGAAGTTGCAGGAACCGAAGAGGCTGCTACTGGAGCAGAATCTGAGATTTTTGATGTCGAGATACGGGACTACAAATATATACCTCAGAATGTTACTGTTAAAGTCGGACAGACCGTCAGGTGGACCAATAATGATACCGTTCTCCATGATGTAGTGGGATCGGGTATTGAATCCGAGTACCTTCAAAAGGGAGAGAGATTTACCTATACTTTTGAAGAGGAAGGAACTTACCAGTATATCTGTACGATACACCCGTGGATGGAAGGGGAGGTAGTTGTAGAGGCCTGA
- a CDS encoding ACT domain-containing protein: MTSSRFIITVIGSDRVGIVARITTVMASYNVNIVDISQTIMQGIFTMIMLAEAPKENFDLAAFQQAMDAEGKSLGVEVKVQHEDAFRFMHRI; this comes from the coding sequence ATGACATCAAGCCGTTTCATTATCACGGTTATTGGTAGCGACAGAGTAGGAATTGTTGCCAGGATAACCACGGTTATGGCAAGTTACAATGTAAACATTGTCGATATCAGCCAGACTATCATGCAGGGCATCTTTACAATGATCATGCTTGCAGAAGCTCCGAAGGAAAACTTTGACCTTGCAGCTTTCCAGCAGGCTATGGACGCCGAAGGCAAGAGCCTTGGAGTCGAGGTCAAGGTACAGCACGAAGATGCTTTCCGTTTCATGCACAGGATCTGA